Proteins encoded within one genomic window of Brassica rapa cultivar Chiifu-401-42 chromosome A09, CAAS_Brap_v3.01, whole genome shotgun sequence:
- the LOC103841649 gene encoding uncharacterized protein LOC103841649 isoform X2, with protein MTEFPSTTERTAASSLLLLSYAPVFFSPTRLGSVEKTSYVSKWCDEGSSNLSLILKSTGSGSFGSALSSDGNDRGFKIKFAGDRFSLMNLKIARKRRSQVTWGSFNFVNSVCDLSTCSVDSKEESSCLSTCSSEVSTTASRVKLRNQKSHERVRVEVKKKESSRSSSIRRRAKDILEFLSSASASEVQIRQILGNTPDTSKALRMLLQMEEVKRFGTGGRLDPYIYKV; from the exons ATGACGGAGTTTCCTTCTACGACGGAGAGAACGGCTGCGTCTTCTCTCCTCCTCCTTTCCTATGCGCCGGTGTTCTTCTCACCTACAAG GTTGGGATCTGTGGAGAAAACGAGCTATGTGAGCAAGTGGTGTGACGAAGGAAGCTCGAATCtgagcttgattttgaaatctACAGGATCGGGATCGTTCGGCTCGGCTCTATCAAGCGATGGTAACGATCGCGGATTCAAAATCAAGTTTGCTGGAGATCGATTCAGTCTCATGAATCTCAAG ATAGCAAGAAAACGCCGTTCTCAGGTCACTTGGGGATCTTTCAACTTTGTGAACTCTGTGTGTGATCTCTCCACATGCTCCGTTGATTCGAAAGAAGAGTCGTCATGCTTGTCGACTTGTTCGAGTGAGGTTTCCACCACTGCAAGCAGAGTCAAACTCAGAAACCAGAAAAGTCACGAGAGGGTAAGAGTggaagtgaagaagaaagaaagtagCAGGTCGAGTTCTATACGCCGTAGAGCAAAAGATATCTTGGAGTTTCTTTCCTCAGCCTCTGCTTCTGAGGTTCAAATCCGTCAGATTCTCGGCAACACACCAGATACAAGCAAAGCTCTCAGAAT GTTGTTGCAGATGGAGGAAGTAAAGAGGTTTGGCACCGGGGGAAGACTTGATCCCTATATTTACAAGGTGTGA
- the LOC103841649 gene encoding uncharacterized protein LOC103841649 isoform X1: MTEFPSTTERTAASSLLLLSYAPVFFSPTRLGSVEKTSYVSKWCDEGSSNLSLILKSTGSGSFGSALSSDGNDRGFKIKFAGDRFSLMNLKIARKRRSQVTWGSFNFVNSVCDLSTCSVDSKEESSCLSTCSSEVSTTASRVKLRNQKSHERVRVEVKKKESSRSSSIRRRAKDILEFLSSASASEVQIRQILGNTPDTSKALRMLLQMEEVKRFGTGGRLDPYIYKIA; this comes from the exons ATGACGGAGTTTCCTTCTACGACGGAGAGAACGGCTGCGTCTTCTCTCCTCCTCCTTTCCTATGCGCCGGTGTTCTTCTCACCTACAAG GTTGGGATCTGTGGAGAAAACGAGCTATGTGAGCAAGTGGTGTGACGAAGGAAGCTCGAATCtgagcttgattttgaaatctACAGGATCGGGATCGTTCGGCTCGGCTCTATCAAGCGATGGTAACGATCGCGGATTCAAAATCAAGTTTGCTGGAGATCGATTCAGTCTCATGAATCTCAAG ATAGCAAGAAAACGCCGTTCTCAGGTCACTTGGGGATCTTTCAACTTTGTGAACTCTGTGTGTGATCTCTCCACATGCTCCGTTGATTCGAAAGAAGAGTCGTCATGCTTGTCGACTTGTTCGAGTGAGGTTTCCACCACTGCAAGCAGAGTCAAACTCAGAAACCAGAAAAGTCACGAGAGGGTAAGAGTggaagtgaagaagaaagaaagtagCAGGTCGAGTTCTATACGCCGTAGAGCAAAAGATATCTTGGAGTTTCTTTCCTCAGCCTCTGCTTCTGAGGTTCAAATCCGTCAGATTCTCGGCAACACACCAGATACAAGCAAAGCTCTCAGAAT GTTGTTGCAGATGGAGGAAGTAAAGAGGTTTGGCACCGGGGGAAGACTTGATCCCTATATTTACAAG attgcATGA
- the LOC103841651 gene encoding uncharacterized protein LOC103841651, with amino-acid sequence MGKYGEMLDLGVRIVARFHSHCPQTARLYYHPPSDGHHHRGVTDLIGGGVTGVSGQDSKGLVGGLGAGTVASCGVKSSQVYEDARDLLLFSVV; translated from the coding sequence ATGGGAAAGTACGGGGAGATGTTGGATCTAGGCGTGAGAATAGTGGCGAGGTTTCATTCTCACTGTCCTCAGACGGCGCGTCTCTATTACCATCCTCCTTCCGACGGCCACCACCATCGCGGCGTCACTGATTTAATCGGAGGTGGTGTAACGGGTGTGTCGGGTCAAGATTCGAAGGGGTTAGTTGGTGGATTAGGAGCTGGAACTGTTGCTAGTTGTGGTGTCAAGTCTTCTCAAGTGTATGAAGACGCCAGAGATCTCTTGTTATTCTCTGTTGTTTGA
- the LOC103841652 gene encoding insulin-degrading enzyme-like 2 isoform X2, whose product MDTLHVQPEAKGIDTRSELIKFYDKHYSANIMHLVVYGKESLDKTQCLVEGMFQEIRNTNKSVPRFPGQPCTQDHLQVLVKAVPIKQGHKLTVSWPVTPSIHHYEEAPCMYLGHLIGHEAEGSLFHALKHLGWATSLYAGEADWTMEYSFFDVSVSLTDAGHEHMQDIIGLLFRHIKLLQQSGVSQWIFDELSAISEAEFHYQAKIDPISYVVDISSNMTIYPTKHWLVASSLPSKFNPEIVQKILNQLSPSNVRIFWKSNNFEGQTDKVEPWYNTAYSFENITELTIQEWVKSAPDVNLILPTPNVFIPTDFSLKDVKNKETFPVLLRKTPFSRLWYKPDTKFFKPKAYVNIDFNCPLAFTSPEAAVLSNTFVWLLVDYLNEYAYYAQTAGLDYGLSISDDGFELYLVGFNHKLRILLGAVMQKIAKFEVKPDRFSVVKETMTKAYQNYKFQQPYQQALSYCSLVLQDNTWPWTEELDALSHLEAEDLASYVPMLLSRTFVECYIAGNVEKNEAESMVKYIEDVLFSGPKPISRPLFPSQFLTSRVVELGKGMRYFYHQEGSNPSDENSALVHYIQVHQDEFAMNSKLHLFSLIAKQATFHQLRTVEQLGYITSLSRSLKAGVYGVQFIIQSSVKGPGHIDSRVESLLKDLESKIYKISDEEFKSNVTTLIDMKLEKHKNLSDESYFYWEQIQNGTFKFNRRDEEVAALRELKKEELIDFFDEYIKVDAPKKKSLSICVYGSQHVKELASDKDEVASHFTEIQDIVGFRKSQPLYGSLKGWNQLKL is encoded by the exons ATGGATACTCTTCATGTACAACCCGAAGCAAAAGGAATAGATACAAGGAGTGAACTTATTAAATTCTATGATAAGCACTACTCTGCCAATATCATGCATCTGGTTGTTTATGGCAAAG AAAGCCTTGACAAAACTCAATGTCTAGTGGAAGGGATGTTCCAGGAAATCCGGAACACCAACAAGAGTGTTCCTAGATTTCCTGGTCAGCCGTGTACTCAGGACCATTTGCAG GTTCTTGTGAAGGCTGTACCTATAAAGCAGGGTCACAAGCTTACTGTTTCATGGCCTGTAACACCTAGCATCCATCATTATGAAGAAGCACCATGCATGTATCTTGGTCATCTAATTGGTCATGAAGCCGAAGGAAGTTTGTTTCATGCGTTAAAACACTTAG GTTGGGCTACGAGTCTGTATGCTGGTGAAGCAGACTGGACTATGGAGTATTCTTTCTTTGATGTTTCAGTTAGTCTTACTGATGCTGGCCATG AACATATGCAAGATATTATAGGGTTGTTGTTCAGACACATTAAGCTTTTACAACAGTCTGGTGTTTCCCAGTGGATTTTTGATGAG CTCTCAGCTATCTCTGAAGCAGAGTTTCATTATCAAGCCAAAATAGATCCAATCTCTTATGTTGTGGATATTTCATCAAACATGACG ATATACCCAACCAAGCATTGGCTCGTTGCATCATCCCTACCTTCAAAATTTAACCCAGAAATTGTACAAAAGATTCTGAACCAGCTTTCTCCTAGCAATGTCAG AATATTTTggaaatcaaataattttgaaggACAAACTGACAAGGTTGAGCCATGGTACAACACTGCTTATTCATTTGAGAATATAACCGAACTTACTATTCAG GAGTGGGTGAAGTCTGCACCTGATGTAAATTTGATTCTACCAACACCTAATGTCTTCATTCCTACAGATTTTTCATTAAAGGATGTTAAAAATAAG GAAACCTTTCCTGTTTTGTTGAGAAAGACACCATTCTCAAGATTGTGGTACAAACCGGATACAAAGTTCTTCAAACCAAAGGCATATGTTAATATAGATTTCAACTGCCCCCTTGCATTCACTTCTCCTGAAGCTGCTGTTCTTTCCAATACTTTTGTTTGGTTGCTTGTGGACTACTTAAATGAATACG CTTACTATGCTCAGACTGCTGGTCTTGACTATGGATTAAGTATTTCAGACGATGGTTTTGAG CTCTATCTTGTTGGCTTTAATCATAAACTGAGGATCTTACTTGGAGCTGTCATGCAAAAGATAGCAAAATTTGAAGTTAAACCTGACAGGTTTTCTGTTGTCAAG GAAACAATGACCAAGGCATACCAAAACTACAAGTTCCAACAACCATATCAACAAGCATTGAGTTACTGCTCATTGGTTTTACAAGATAACACTTGGCCTTGGACAGAGGAATTAGATGCTCTTTCTCATTTAGAAGCTGAAGACTTGGCTAGTTATGTTCCAATGCTGTTATCAAGAACCTTTGTTGAGTGCTACATAGCAG GAAACGTTGAGAAGAATGAAGCTGAGTCAATGGTGAAGTATATTGAAGATGTTCTTTTCAGCGGTCCAAAACCTATTTCTCGTCCGTTATTTCCATCACAATTCCTGACAAGTAGGGTTGTAGAGCTGGGAAAAGGAATGAGATACTTCTACCATCAAGAAGGATCAAACCCCAGTGATGAAAACTCTGCTCTAGTGCATTATATTCAGGTTCATCAAGATGAATTTGCAATGAATAGCAAACTTCACCTTTTCAGTCTCATTGCAAAGCAAGCCACTTTCCACCAGCTTAGAACAGTGGAGCAACTTGGTTACATCACTTCACTTTCTCGGAG CCTCAAAGCTGGTGTCTATGGAGTACAATTCATTATCCAGTCTTCAGTTAAG GGTCCTGGACATATTGATTCAAGGGTGGAGTCACTACTCAAGGACCTTGAGAGTAAGATTTACAAGATAAGTGATGAGGAATTCAAG AGCAATGTAACAACTTTGATAGACATGAAGCttgagaagcacaagaacttgtCGGATGAATCTTACTTTTACTGGGAACAGATTCAAAACGGGACATTCAAATTCAACCGCAGAGATGAAGAG GTGGCGGCACTAAGAGAGCTGAAGAAGGAAGAACTGATAGATTTCTTTGACGAATACATAAAAGTTGACgcaccaaagaagaaatcgcTGAGCATATGCGTTTACGGAAGCCAGCATGTGAAGGAATTGGCGTCTGACAAAGACGAAGTTGCATCACACTTCACCGAGATACAAGACATTGTCGGTTTCAGAAAGTCTCAACCTCTTTACGGGTCGTTGAAAGGATGGAACCAGCTGAAACTGTGA
- the LOC103841652 gene encoding insulin-degrading enzyme-like 2 isoform X1 has product MAVGKENTEVAAAVPMDKGGEILKPRTDKREYRRIVLKNSLQVLLISDPETDKCAASMNVSVGSFSDPEGLDGLAHFLEHMLFYASEKYPEEDSYSKYITEHGGSTNAYTSTEDTNYHFDINTDSFDEALDRFAQFFIKPLMSADATMREIKAVDSENQKNLLSDSWRMRQLQKHLSREDHPYHKFSTGNMDTLHVQPEAKGIDTRSELIKFYDKHYSANIMHLVVYGKESLDKTQCLVEGMFQEIRNTNKSVPRFPGQPCTQDHLQVLVKAVPIKQGHKLTVSWPVTPSIHHYEEAPCMYLGHLIGHEAEGSLFHALKHLGWATSLYAGEADWTMEYSFFDVSVSLTDAGHEHMQDIIGLLFRHIKLLQQSGVSQWIFDELSAISEAEFHYQAKIDPISYVVDISSNMTIYPTKHWLVASSLPSKFNPEIVQKILNQLSPSNVRIFWKSNNFEGQTDKVEPWYNTAYSFENITELTIQEWVKSAPDVNLILPTPNVFIPTDFSLKDVKNKETFPVLLRKTPFSRLWYKPDTKFFKPKAYVNIDFNCPLAFTSPEAAVLSNTFVWLLVDYLNEYAYYAQTAGLDYGLSISDDGFELYLVGFNHKLRILLGAVMQKIAKFEVKPDRFSVVKETMTKAYQNYKFQQPYQQALSYCSLVLQDNTWPWTEELDALSHLEAEDLASYVPMLLSRTFVECYIAGNVEKNEAESMVKYIEDVLFSGPKPISRPLFPSQFLTSRVVELGKGMRYFYHQEGSNPSDENSALVHYIQVHQDEFAMNSKLHLFSLIAKQATFHQLRTVEQLGYITSLSRSLKAGVYGVQFIIQSSVKGPGHIDSRVESLLKDLESKIYKISDEEFKSNVTTLIDMKLEKHKNLSDESYFYWEQIQNGTFKFNRRDEEVAALRELKKEELIDFFDEYIKVDAPKKKSLSICVYGSQHVKELASDKDEVASHFTEIQDIVGFRKSQPLYGSLKGWNQLKL; this is encoded by the exons ATGGCAGTTGGAAAGGAGAACACGGAGGTGGCGGCGGCGGTACCGATGGATAAAGGTGGCGAGATACTGAAGCCACGTACGGACAAGAGAGAGTATCGGAGGATTGTTCTCAAGAACTCTCTTCAAGTCTTGTTAATCAGCGATCCAGAGACTGACAAG TGTGCTGCTTCAATGAACGTTAGCGTTGGATCATTCTCGGATCCAGAAGGGTTAGATGGGCTTGCTCATTTCCTTG AGCATATGCTGTTTTATGCAAGTGAAAAGTACCCAGAGGAAGATAGTTACTCCAAGTACATCACTGAG CATGGCGGTAGTACAAATGCTTATACATCCACTGAAGACACAAACTATCATTTTGATATCAACACAGACTCTTTTGATGAGGCTTTGGACAG GTTTGCACAGTTCTTTATTAAACCATTGATGTCAGCTGATGCCACCATGAGGGAAATCAAGGCTGTTGACTCTG AGAATCAGAAAAACTTGTTGTCTGACTCCTGGCGAATGCGTCAG TTACAGAAGCATCTAAGTAGAGAAGACCATCCATATCACAAATTTAGCACAG GGAACATGGATACTCTTCATGTACAACCCGAAGCAAAAGGAATAGATACAAGGAGTGAACTTATTAAATTCTATGATAAGCACTACTCTGCCAATATCATGCATCTGGTTGTTTATGGCAAAG AAAGCCTTGACAAAACTCAATGTCTAGTGGAAGGGATGTTCCAGGAAATCCGGAACACCAACAAGAGTGTTCCTAGATTTCCTGGTCAGCCGTGTACTCAGGACCATTTGCAG GTTCTTGTGAAGGCTGTACCTATAAAGCAGGGTCACAAGCTTACTGTTTCATGGCCTGTAACACCTAGCATCCATCATTATGAAGAAGCACCATGCATGTATCTTGGTCATCTAATTGGTCATGAAGCCGAAGGAAGTTTGTTTCATGCGTTAAAACACTTAG GTTGGGCTACGAGTCTGTATGCTGGTGAAGCAGACTGGACTATGGAGTATTCTTTCTTTGATGTTTCAGTTAGTCTTACTGATGCTGGCCATG AACATATGCAAGATATTATAGGGTTGTTGTTCAGACACATTAAGCTTTTACAACAGTCTGGTGTTTCCCAGTGGATTTTTGATGAG CTCTCAGCTATCTCTGAAGCAGAGTTTCATTATCAAGCCAAAATAGATCCAATCTCTTATGTTGTGGATATTTCATCAAACATGACG ATATACCCAACCAAGCATTGGCTCGTTGCATCATCCCTACCTTCAAAATTTAACCCAGAAATTGTACAAAAGATTCTGAACCAGCTTTCTCCTAGCAATGTCAG AATATTTTggaaatcaaataattttgaaggACAAACTGACAAGGTTGAGCCATGGTACAACACTGCTTATTCATTTGAGAATATAACCGAACTTACTATTCAG GAGTGGGTGAAGTCTGCACCTGATGTAAATTTGATTCTACCAACACCTAATGTCTTCATTCCTACAGATTTTTCATTAAAGGATGTTAAAAATAAG GAAACCTTTCCTGTTTTGTTGAGAAAGACACCATTCTCAAGATTGTGGTACAAACCGGATACAAAGTTCTTCAAACCAAAGGCATATGTTAATATAGATTTCAACTGCCCCCTTGCATTCACTTCTCCTGAAGCTGCTGTTCTTTCCAATACTTTTGTTTGGTTGCTTGTGGACTACTTAAATGAATACG CTTACTATGCTCAGACTGCTGGTCTTGACTATGGATTAAGTATTTCAGACGATGGTTTTGAG CTCTATCTTGTTGGCTTTAATCATAAACTGAGGATCTTACTTGGAGCTGTCATGCAAAAGATAGCAAAATTTGAAGTTAAACCTGACAGGTTTTCTGTTGTCAAG GAAACAATGACCAAGGCATACCAAAACTACAAGTTCCAACAACCATATCAACAAGCATTGAGTTACTGCTCATTGGTTTTACAAGATAACACTTGGCCTTGGACAGAGGAATTAGATGCTCTTTCTCATTTAGAAGCTGAAGACTTGGCTAGTTATGTTCCAATGCTGTTATCAAGAACCTTTGTTGAGTGCTACATAGCAG GAAACGTTGAGAAGAATGAAGCTGAGTCAATGGTGAAGTATATTGAAGATGTTCTTTTCAGCGGTCCAAAACCTATTTCTCGTCCGTTATTTCCATCACAATTCCTGACAAGTAGGGTTGTAGAGCTGGGAAAAGGAATGAGATACTTCTACCATCAAGAAGGATCAAACCCCAGTGATGAAAACTCTGCTCTAGTGCATTATATTCAGGTTCATCAAGATGAATTTGCAATGAATAGCAAACTTCACCTTTTCAGTCTCATTGCAAAGCAAGCCACTTTCCACCAGCTTAGAACAGTGGAGCAACTTGGTTACATCACTTCACTTTCTCGGAG CCTCAAAGCTGGTGTCTATGGAGTACAATTCATTATCCAGTCTTCAGTTAAG GGTCCTGGACATATTGATTCAAGGGTGGAGTCACTACTCAAGGACCTTGAGAGTAAGATTTACAAGATAAGTGATGAGGAATTCAAG AGCAATGTAACAACTTTGATAGACATGAAGCttgagaagcacaagaacttgtCGGATGAATCTTACTTTTACTGGGAACAGATTCAAAACGGGACATTCAAATTCAACCGCAGAGATGAAGAG GTGGCGGCACTAAGAGAGCTGAAGAAGGAAGAACTGATAGATTTCTTTGACGAATACATAAAAGTTGACgcaccaaagaagaaatcgcTGAGCATATGCGTTTACGGAAGCCAGCATGTGAAGGAATTGGCGTCTGACAAAGACGAAGTTGCATCACACTTCACCGAGATACAAGACATTGTCGGTTTCAGAAAGTCTCAACCTCTTTACGGGTCGTTGAAAGGATGGAACCAGCTGAAACTGTGA
- the LOC103841653 gene encoding zinc finger AN1 and C2H2 domain-containing stress-associated protein 13 yields MGTPEFPDLGKHCSVDDCKQIDFLPFTCDRCTQVFCLDHRSYNNHNCPKGNRGDVTVVICPLCAKGVRLNPDEDPNITWEKHVSSNCDPSSYEKTVKKKKCPVPRCRELLTFSNTIRCRDCSVEHCLKHRFGPDHGCAGPKKPESRWSSLLASAEASISRLGTDLSQKLQFANGNSEKMPEKNGKVTVDVCPKCSEGFVIRWIY; encoded by the exons ATGGGAACTCCGGAGTTTCCAGATCTGGGGAAACACTGCTCCGTAGATGATTGCAAGCAGATCGATTTCTTACCATTCACATGCGATCGCTGCACTCAG GTGTTTTGTTTGGATCATCGTAGCTACAATAACCACAATTGTCCGAAAGGAAACAGAGGAGATGTAACGGTCGTTATCTGTCCGTTATGTGCTAAAGGAGTTCGGTTAAACCCTGACGAAGATCCGAACATCACTTGGGAGAAACATGTTAGTTCAAATTGTGATCCATCAAGCTACGAGAAAACtgtcaagaagaagaaatgtCCTGTTCCAAGGTGCAGAGAGTTGCTAACGTTCTCCAACACGATAAGATGTAGAGATTGTAGTGTTGAGCATTGCTTGAAACATCGGTTTGGGCCTGACCATGGTTGTGCTGGACCTAAGAAACCTGAATCGAGATGGTCTAGTCTTTTAGCTTCGGCGGAGGCAAGTATCAGCAGGCTCGGTACCGATCTTAGCCAGAAGTTACAGTTTGCTAATGGCAATTCAGAGAAAATGCCGGAGAAGAATGGTAAAGTTACGGTTGATGTTTGTCCGAAATGCAGCGAGGGTTTCGTGATCCGGTGGATTTATTGA
- the LOC103841654 gene encoding uncharacterized protein LOC103841654 has translation MFGITARLDDQIGTTTTPTTIYVDPPPQDQPSHNSDHRSIETLVIVLAVITILSVLAGIFARLCGGRHLSDGGDHDIEGWVERKCRSCIDAGVPTAASPPPPTPPPPPPATAATVEEPSKPAATEEQNKK, from the coding sequence ATGTTCGGAATCACAGCAAGACTCGATGACCAAATCGGCACCACAACCACGCCAACCACCATATACGTGGACCCACCTCCACAAGACCAGCCGAGTCACAACTCGGACCACCGTTCAATAGAAACACTCGTCATCGTCTTAGCCGTCATCACCATATTATCAGTCTTAGCCGGCATCTTCGCTAGACTCTGCGGCGGCCGCCATTTATCTGACGGAGGAGACCATGACATCGAAGGTTGGGTTGAGAGAAAGTGCCGTAGCTGCATAGATGCTGGAGTCCCCACCGCCGCCTCCCCTCCTCCTCCTACACCGCCACCGCCACCTCCAGCGACGGCAGCAACAGTGGAGGAGCCGAGTAAGCCAGCAGCCACCGAAGAACAAAACAAGAAGTGA
- the LOC103841655 gene encoding polygalacturonase ADPG1 isoform X1, translated as MARCCVPLAIFLGVLLMLSWCEALSSNVDDGYGHEDGRYESDSLIKLNNDDVLTLKSSDKPTPESSTVSVSDFGAKGDGKTDDTQAFKKAWKKACSTKEVTSFLVPKGKTYLLKSTQFRGPCKSLRSFQILGTLSASTKRSDYNKDKNHWLILEHVNNLSVDGGSEGTVDGNGKIWWQNSCKIDRSKPCTKAPTALTFYNLMNLNVNNLRVRNAQQIQISVEKCNNVNIKNVEITAPGDSPNTDGIHITNTQNIRVSNSHIGTGDDCISIEDGSQNVQINDLTCGPGHGISIGSLGDDNSKAYVSGVNVDGAKLTETDNGVRIKTYQGGSGTAKNIKFQNIRMQNVKNPIIIDQNYCDKDKCEQQDSAVQVDNVVYRNISGTSATDVAITFDCSEKYTCKGIVLDNVNIKGGTASCKNANVKNQGYVSPQCS; from the exons ATGGCACGTTGTTGCGTACCTCTTGCTATTTTCTTAGGCGTTCTTTTGATGCTCTCGTGGTGTGAAGCTTTGAGTAGCAACGTTGATGATGGATATGGTCATGAAGATGGAAGGTACGAATCCGATAGCTTAATCAAGCTCAACAACGACGACGTTCTTACCTTGAAAAGCTCCGATAAACCCACTCCCGAATCATCAACTGTTAGTGTATCAGACTTCGGAGCTAAGGGAGATGGAAAAACCGATGATACTCAG GCCTTCAAGAAAGCATGGAAGAAAGCATGTTCAACAAAAGAAGTTACTAGCTTCTTGGTTCCTAAAGGGAAGACTTATCTCCTTAAGTCTACTCAGTTCAGAGGCCCATGCAAATCTTTACGTAGCTTTCAG ATCCTCGGAACATTATCAGCATCTACAAAACGATCGGATTACAACAAAGACAAAAACCATTGGCTTATATTGGAGCACGTTAACAATCTATCAGTCGACGGCGGCTCCGAGGGGACTGTTGATGGAAACGGAAAAATCTGGTGGCAAAACTCATGCAAAATCGACCGATCTAAG CCATGCACAAAAGCGCCAACG GCTCTAACTTTCTACAACTTAATGAACTTGAATGTGAATAATCTGAGAGTGAGAAATGCGCAGCAGATTCAGATTTCGGTTGAGAAGTGCAACAATGTTAATATAAAGAATGTCGAGATCACTGCTCCTGGCGATAGTCCCAACACGGATGGTATTCATATTACTAACACCCAAAACATTCGAGTCTCCAATTCACACATTGGAACAG GTGATGATTGTATATCCATTGAGGATGGATCCCAAAATGTTCAAATCAATGATTTAACTTGTGGCCCCGGTCACGGAATCAG CATTGGGAGCTTGGGGGATGACAATTCCAAAGCTTATGTCTCGGGAGTTAATGTGGATGGTGCTAAGCTCACTGAGACTGACAATGGAGTAAGAATCAAGACTTATCAG GGAGGGTCAGGAACTGCCAAGAACATTAAGTTTCAAAACATTCGTATGCAAAATGTCAAGAATCCTATCATAATCGACCAGAACTACTGCGACAAGGACAAATGCGAACAACAA GACTCAGCGGTGCAAGTGGACAATGTGGTGTACCGGAACATAAGCGGTACGAGCGCAACCGATGTGGCAATAACGTTTGATTGCAGTGAGAAATATACATGCAAAGGTATTGTGCTTGACAATGTGAACATCAAAGGAGGAACAGCATCTTGCAAGAATGCGAACGTTAAGAATCAAGGCTACGTTTCTCCTCAATGCTCTTAA
- the LOC103841655 gene encoding polygalacturonase ADPG1 isoform X2 gives MARCCVPLAIFLGVLLMLSWCEALSSNVDDGYGHEDGRYESDSLIKLNNDDVLTLKSSDKPTPESSTVSVSDFGAKGDGKTDDTQAFKKAWKKACSTKEVTSFLVPKGKTYLLKSTQFRGPCKSLRSFQILGTLSASTKRSDYNKDKNHWLILEHVNNLSVDGGSEGTVDGNGKIWWQNSCKIDRSKPCTKAPTIQISVEKCNNVNIKNVEITAPGDSPNTDGIHITNTQNIRVSNSHIGTGDDCISIEDGSQNVQINDLTCGPGHGISIGSLGDDNSKAYVSGVNVDGAKLTETDNGVRIKTYQGGSGTAKNIKFQNIRMQNVKNPIIIDQNYCDKDKCEQQDSAVQVDNVVYRNISGTSATDVAITFDCSEKYTCKGIVLDNVNIKGGTASCKNANVKNQGYVSPQCS, from the exons ATGGCACGTTGTTGCGTACCTCTTGCTATTTTCTTAGGCGTTCTTTTGATGCTCTCGTGGTGTGAAGCTTTGAGTAGCAACGTTGATGATGGATATGGTCATGAAGATGGAAGGTACGAATCCGATAGCTTAATCAAGCTCAACAACGACGACGTTCTTACCTTGAAAAGCTCCGATAAACCCACTCCCGAATCATCAACTGTTAGTGTATCAGACTTCGGAGCTAAGGGAGATGGAAAAACCGATGATACTCAG GCCTTCAAGAAAGCATGGAAGAAAGCATGTTCAACAAAAGAAGTTACTAGCTTCTTGGTTCCTAAAGGGAAGACTTATCTCCTTAAGTCTACTCAGTTCAGAGGCCCATGCAAATCTTTACGTAGCTTTCAG ATCCTCGGAACATTATCAGCATCTACAAAACGATCGGATTACAACAAAGACAAAAACCATTGGCTTATATTGGAGCACGTTAACAATCTATCAGTCGACGGCGGCTCCGAGGGGACTGTTGATGGAAACGGAAAAATCTGGTGGCAAAACTCATGCAAAATCGACCGATCTAAG CCATGCACAAAAGCGCCAACG ATTCAGATTTCGGTTGAGAAGTGCAACAATGTTAATATAAAGAATGTCGAGATCACTGCTCCTGGCGATAGTCCCAACACGGATGGTATTCATATTACTAACACCCAAAACATTCGAGTCTCCAATTCACACATTGGAACAG GTGATGATTGTATATCCATTGAGGATGGATCCCAAAATGTTCAAATCAATGATTTAACTTGTGGCCCCGGTCACGGAATCAG CATTGGGAGCTTGGGGGATGACAATTCCAAAGCTTATGTCTCGGGAGTTAATGTGGATGGTGCTAAGCTCACTGAGACTGACAATGGAGTAAGAATCAAGACTTATCAG GGAGGGTCAGGAACTGCCAAGAACATTAAGTTTCAAAACATTCGTATGCAAAATGTCAAGAATCCTATCATAATCGACCAGAACTACTGCGACAAGGACAAATGCGAACAACAA GACTCAGCGGTGCAAGTGGACAATGTGGTGTACCGGAACATAAGCGGTACGAGCGCAACCGATGTGGCAATAACGTTTGATTGCAGTGAGAAATATACATGCAAAGGTATTGTGCTTGACAATGTGAACATCAAAGGAGGAACAGCATCTTGCAAGAATGCGAACGTTAAGAATCAAGGCTACGTTTCTCCTCAATGCTCTTAA